The DNA window TCTGGGTTGGTCTGAACTAGGTTGATCTATTGAATTGATCATTCACGTAATGGGGCTAGTAGAGTTACATACATGAAGGATAAGGCTGAAAGAGACTTTTGCTAATGtaatattttcctttcttgCATATGCAACAAGTACGTTGAAGGTCAAGGGTTCAACACTTCAACTCCTAATTCCAAAGTGGGATATGATAATTCATCAAGTAAATGCTTGCGATACAGGAGGGAAGCTTACTGCCATGGTTTTGGTTCCTGTTTTGCAAGGTGCCCTTCCCtcccagaaaacaaaaaaaaaaaaaaaaagaggaggaattTAGGGCTTGTCTAGTATCATTTGTGGTTTTCCCTACAAAAAACTTGTTTGTACAAGCAACATGTTACCAAAACTTTCAAGAGCCACATTCTTAAAAGTACCTCTTTTTCTGTAGAAGTAAAAATTTGGCAATTTGGCAACTGGTTACAGGTTCTTATTTCTGTAGaagtaaaaatcaaaacaattaagctctttGTTTTTGCTTCTGTTTTGAACAAAAACAGAAACCTTAATCTAATTAGATTCTTGGACCAAAGCATAATgaaatttaatgatattataaatataattgatcGGTTTTCATtggaaaataaatacaataataacACAACTTTTCAATCAATCATGTTCCTTAGTTCATCATACAAGTTTAACAATTAAAGGTGTACatcctctctctttgttttttggctccattgttcttcctttttttttttatagaaaaaaaatattttttaaattaagaccaaaaaatactaatattatgagtttttatcatttctttgttttgtaattttgttaATAGATAGTTGtatgataatatatttaatattgccAAACGTATGAATTTCATTGCACTATTAGGCCATTTTTTAGGCCTTGTGTAGCCCAGCCCGTGTGAGCAGGTTGATGGTCCCTAACTCAGCCCAACCTAACCCAAGAGAATACACACACCGTCCATCAAATacgaaaaggaaagaaaaacaagaggcCTCAAATGAagtagctgctgctgctgctcaaTACATGTTATCCGTTTCTGCCAATTTGAGAGAAGATAACAAGCAATAAACGAAAGGAAacacagaagaagaagacaatggcAACAACAGCAATAGGGGTAGGGGTTGGGGTTGGGGTTGGAGGAGGAGTGTTGCTTGGAAACAGTATATGCTTCCGCAAAACACAGCAGCTTTCTATTTCGAAGACTAGTCTGGTTTCGGTTTCAGAGATAGGGTTTGTCACTTCCCAGTTGAGTGGCATCAGAATTTCCTACAACCCACCAAAACCACTCTCCGCTCCTTTCTCTCCCGCTCTCCAACCTGTCATTGCCCGTAaaattctctctttctcttgttttctgGTGTTCTAGATTATTTAATGcaagttttgatttgttttcatagACATGGCCTTTGTTTTATTAAACCCAGCATTGCTAATGATTGTATTTGTTGCATCTGTCTTGTCTTAACATGCTAGTGTCTGAGACGGGGCAGAGCTAACCCTTGCTTATTAGATTTTTGTTCTTCATGTACATGGGACTCGGTTGGTGCTTGCTATATTACAGCGGTTTAGATTTTGATTAATTGTGTTatgtgattctttttttttcttttgtttttggcaGGTAGAATTTGTCCCTTTACCGGGAAGAAAGCAAACAGGGCAAACAAAGTTTCCTTTTCAAACCACAAGACCAAGAAGTTGCAGTTTGTCAACTTGCAGTACAAGAGGGTGTGGTGGGAAGCTGGCAAGCGCTATGTCAAGCTGCGATTGTCGACCAAAGCGTTAAAGACTATAGAAAAGAACGGACTGGATGCTGTTGCTAAGAAGGCTGGCATAGATCTTCGCAAAATGTAATAAATTGGGCCTTATGGTTTTGTTTCCAGTTGATGGTATATTTTGGTTTTCTGTTATTCATCCCCTGTCTTGTTGAATTCTTCCCTGAAATCAGTGATATCGTCTTTACATCTCACAAGCTGGAAATTTCTCTTTATTCATGTGCTCTGGCTTTTCATTTATCTAAAATGGTATTGATTCCTAGTTGTAGATTATATTAGTGTTCTTGAAATTTTCAGAATAGGTTCTCAAATTTCAGGCTAGAttgttcttccttttctctttccagTGCTCAAGCATTTTGCCATCATTGGAAGTGGATGGATGAATGAttgctttaattttgaaaaagaaagcaatctAGGCGCGAGTATTTTTTGCAACATTTCGGACCAGATACCGTGATATCCAATCGATGCGATCTGGACTCATCGAGCCATGGCCGGATATCTTTTCTGGTCATGTAATATCCAAATCCAGCCATGTGCTCCCGTTCCATTCCCATGCAGGTAGCGGTGTGGAGAAGCTACTTAACCGATAAAAGAGCACCCGAGAGATAGAGGGAGGAACCCTGAAAAAGAAATggtgaatgaaaataaaacgaaaatttGATCCCATCTCATGTTTGCACTTGAGCATCAGTTTCCTTCTAGCAAGCTTCTCATGACACCATTACATCTTATACAAGGTAAGAGTCTCGCAAGAGCGTGCGAGCATCACCCTCTTCTATGACAATTCACCAGTACAGAGCTGACAGGGTATCAAAATGAAGTCATTCTGAGAGTATTTGATGCCTCTAAGCACTGCACGAGCAGTTCAAACTTTCCTACAGCAACACTGTATTGCTATATTTTAAATCTGTTGGCACATATTTTGCCAAATGGAAAGAAATCTATTCAGTTTCCTTTTTGTCAAGCAATTAGTAT is part of the Populus alba chromosome 10, ASM523922v2, whole genome shotgun sequence genome and encodes:
- the LOC118048872 gene encoding large ribosomal subunit protein bL28c, with protein sequence MATTAIGVGVGVGVGGGVLLGNSICFRKTQQLSISKTSLVSVSEIGFVTSQLSGIRISYNPPKPLSAPFSPALQPVIARRICPFTGKKANRANKVSFSNHKTKKLQFVNLQYKRVWWEAGKRYVKLRLSTKALKTIEKNGLDAVAKKAGIDLRKM